The Treponema pectinovorum genome includes a window with the following:
- a CDS encoding DNA adenine methylase produces the protein MSKKEITNFFSNEGSRNDVRMRVVNFFSKEDAGKGTGEEAARYIYYVENLKDGNRVYLQRPANLHNGFDFLVCVENINYAKKGERRRNYPKHEDIGEDLQCKKKENKEEYSKLYSLLKKVFECHDVSDEEIKNISFSRGFPVDHIVKVIKWLFIEQDIRYWNYSGRNMTWNVIPNED, from the coding sequence ATGTCAAAAAAAGAAATAACTAATTTTTTCTCGAATGAAGGTTCTCGGAATGATGTTAGAATGCGTGTTGTGAATTTTTTTTCGAAGGAAGATGCTGGTAAAGGAACTGGAGAGGAGGCTGCAAGATATATTTATTATGTGGAAAACTTAAAAGACGGCAATAGAGTTTATCTTCAACGTCCAGCGAATCTTCATAATGGATTTGATTTTTTAGTATGTGTTGAGAATATTAATTATGCTAAAAAAGGAGAACGCCGACGGAACTACCCAAAGCATGAAGACATAGGCGAAGACTTGCAGTGTAAGAAAAAAGAAAATAAAGAAGAATATTCTAAATTATATTCTCTGTTGAAGAAAGTTTTTGAGTGTCACGATGTTTCAGATGAAGAGATAAAAAATATTTCCTTCTCTAGAGGTTTTCCTGTTGATCATATTGTAAAAGTTATAAAATGGCTGTTTATTGAGCAAGATATTAGATACTGGAATTATTCTGGCAGAAATATGACTTGGAATGTTATTCCGAACGAAGACTAA
- a CDS encoding amino acid ABC transporter ATP-binding/permease protein has protein sequence MKTLLRLSKLVAPLFPIMILAIIFGTLGFFCAIGIPVFGTMALVQSFPVKALVFLGIARGVLHYIEQYCNHFIAFTLLARIRNIVFSKLRSLGPSKLEGKEKGNLIALLTSDIELLEVFYAHTISPVCIAFLVCGAMVCFIGHYSVILGILALLFYCIVGILVPALVSKPAVKHGTVHRKQFADMNSFLLDCLRGLSMSIMYATGAKKLFEIETKSDNLAKSQNKMAKIEGLTAALSGLFVTLGSICMLFVSLAVYKKGLIGFDAVIICTTAMFSSFGPVIAVANLGSGLSQTIASGERVLALLDEKPIVKEVKEGKKIVFEGANAQNVSFKYPSKQNALGIVAERPQTLERSGNAEDLQQKPGDSSAGATPEFVLKDVSIEFPKNSIIGIQGKSGSGKSTLLKLFMHFWEANSGKVLISDVDVKKIQTENLRKIESYVTQETVLFHDTIAENIRIAKLDASDEEIIEACKKASIDDFIQSLPQKYETLVSELGDNFSGGERQRLGLARAFLHRADFMLLDEPTSNLDLWNEEIIMRAVKEDAREKTVIIVSHRDSTFNLADKVIKLESGRKS, from the coding sequence ATGAAAACCTTGCTTAGACTTTCAAAACTAGTTGCTCCACTTTTTCCCATTATGATTCTTGCAATAATTTTTGGAACGCTCGGATTCTTCTGTGCGATTGGAATTCCTGTTTTTGGTACAATGGCACTTGTGCAGTCTTTTCCTGTTAAAGCACTTGTGTTTTTAGGCATAGCGCGTGGCGTTCTGCACTACATTGAGCAATATTGCAACCATTTTATTGCATTCACTTTACTCGCAAGGATAAGAAATATCGTTTTTTCTAAACTGCGCTCACTTGGGCCTTCAAAATTGGAAGGCAAAGAAAAAGGAAATCTCATTGCACTTTTAACTTCCGACATTGAACTTCTAGAAGTTTTTTATGCGCACACAATTTCTCCAGTTTGTATTGCTTTTTTGGTCTGTGGCGCAATGGTTTGTTTTATTGGTCATTACAGCGTTATTCTGGGAATTTTGGCACTACTGTTTTATTGCATTGTTGGAATTTTGGTTCCAGCTTTGGTAAGCAAACCTGCTGTAAAGCACGGAACTGTGCACAGAAAGCAATTTGCAGATATGAATTCTTTTCTTTTGGACTGCTTGCGCGGGCTTTCTATGAGCATAATGTATGCAACTGGTGCAAAAAAACTTTTTGAAATAGAAACAAAAAGTGATAACCTTGCAAAAAGCCAGAACAAAATGGCAAAGATTGAAGGTTTAACGGCAGCGCTTTCTGGTTTGTTTGTAACGCTCGGTTCAATTTGCATGCTTTTTGTCTCTCTGGCTGTTTATAAAAAAGGTTTGATTGGTTTTGATGCGGTTATAATCTGTACAACTGCAATGTTTTCCTCATTTGGACCTGTAATTGCAGTGGCAAATCTTGGAAGCGGCTTGAGCCAGACAATCGCAAGTGGAGAGCGTGTGCTTGCACTTTTAGATGAAAAGCCAATCGTTAAAGAAGTAAAAGAAGGAAAGAAAATTGTTTTTGAAGGCGCAAATGCTCAAAATGTGAGTTTTAAATATCCATCTAAGCAAAATGCGTTAGGGATTGTCGCGGAAAGACCACAGACGTTGGAGCGAAGCGGAAACGCCGAGGACTTGCAGCAAAAGCCCGGCGACAGCAGTGCTGGCGCAACGCCCGAATTCGTTTTAAAAGATGTTTCAATAGAATTTCCAAAAAACAGCATAATTGGAATTCAAGGAAAATCCGGTTCTGGGAAATCGACGCTCCTAAAACTTTTTATGCACTTTTGGGAAGCAAACAGCGGCAAAGTTTTAATTTCGGACGTGGACGTAAAAAAAATCCAGACAGAAAATTTGCGAAAAATCGAAAGTTATGTAACTCAAGAAACCGTGCTTTTTCACGACACGATTGCGGAAAACATTCGCATTGCAAAACTGGATGCGTCTGACGAAGAAATTATTGAAGCGTGCAAAAAGGCGAGTATTGACGATTTTATTCAGTCGCTTCCGCAAAAATACGAAACTTTGGTTAGCGAACTTGGAGACAATTTTTCTGGTGGCGAAAGGCAAAGGCTGGGGCTTGCAAGAGCGTTTTTACACCGTGCCGATTTTATGCTTTTGGACGAACCGACGAGCAATCTTGACTTGTGGAACGAAGAAATAATTATGCGTGCCGTAAAAGAGGATGCAAGAGAAAAAACCGTGATAATAGTGAGCCACAGGGATTCAACTTTTAATTTAGCAGACAAGGTTATAAAACTTGAATCTGGAAGAAAAAGTTGA
- a CDS encoding YbaN family protein, which yields MILMKPIWIALGFVFTGIGALGIPLPILPTTPFLLLAAFCFAKGSKRVDAWFRGTRLYKNHLESFVTHRAMTLKTKLTILLSASVMLLFGFAMMTLKAMRTGNTVPNTIGRVVILCMIPLKYLYFFTKIKTISNEEAQRIKQEDEQSKKNSSEGTTLKEKIEA from the coding sequence ATGATATTAATGAAACCTATCTGGATTGCACTTGGCTTTGTATTTACTGGAATTGGAGCATTGGGAATTCCACTACCAATTTTGCCAACAACGCCTTTTTTGCTGCTGGCAGCTTTTTGTTTTGCAAAGGGCTCAAAACGCGTAGATGCCTGGTTTAGAGGAACAAGGCTTTACAAAAATCACCTTGAAAGTTTTGTTACGCACCGAGCGATGACTTTAAAAACAAAATTGACCATTTTGCTAAGTGCATCAGTTATGTTGCTTTTTGGATTTGCAATGATGACCTTAAAAGCAATGCGAACAGGCAACACTGTTCCAAACACTATTGGACGAGTTGTAATTTTATGTATGATTCCACTAAAATATCTGTACTTTTTTACAAAGATAAAAACCATAAGCAACGAAGAAGCGCAGCGTATAAAACAAGAAGATGAACAATCAAAAAAAAATAGCAGCGAAGGTACAACTTTAAAAGAAAAAATCGAAGCGTAA
- a CDS encoding transcriptional repressor → MHLLKDFYLANIFDRRIGRATIYRTVKSLEEMGFISRHTISFN, encoded by the coding sequence TTGCACCTGCTAAAAGATTTTTATCTTGCAAATATTTTTGACAGAAGGATTGGAAGAGCAACCATTTACCGCACAGTAAAATCTTTAGAAGAAATGGGATTTATTTCAAGGCACACAATCAGTTTTAATTAG
- a CDS encoding 16S rRNA (uracil(1498)-N(3))-methyltransferase, which yields MNICLFTKEEILKPLCKNDERALHIIKVLHKKTGDSFEAGLIGSSAGTATITNISDKGEIYFSFAPKSAGKPLYPLTLIIGFPRPIQLRRLLRDVAGLGCKKIILTGTELTEKSYLSSSVVSDGSAYKMLLEGTAQAASTHIPELLFVDSLSKAVAKINENQNTLSSLIALDNRRAKTSLHDFLQSEKSFEVVAAIGSERGWTEDERNFLEQSGFCLCSMGNRVLRTETAATVAASIILDSMGFLN from the coding sequence ATGAATATCTGCCTTTTTACTAAAGAAGAAATTTTAAAGCCTCTGTGCAAAAACGATGAACGCGCTTTGCATATTATAAAAGTTTTGCACAAAAAAACTGGCGACTCTTTTGAAGCTGGCCTTATTGGCAGCTCAGCTGGAACTGCAACAATAACAAATATTTCTGATAAAGGCGAAATTTATTTTTCGTTTGCGCCAAAATCCGCAGGAAAACCACTCTATCCTTTAACGCTCATAATTGGATTTCCGCGCCCGATTCAGCTTAGAAGGCTTTTGCGGGATGTTGCAGGTCTTGGCTGCAAAAAAATCATCTTAACTGGCACTGAACTTACCGAAAAATCCTATCTGTCTTCTTCCGTAGTGAGCGACGGCTCTGCTTATAAAATGCTTTTGGAAGGAACTGCACAAGCGGCAAGCACTCATATTCCTGAACTTTTGTTTGTAGATTCACTTTCAAAAGCGGTAGCAAAGATAAACGAAAATCAAAATACTCTGTCTTCGCTGATTGCGTTGGACAACAGAAGAGCAAAAACAAGTCTGCACGATTTTTTGCAATCTGAAAAATCTTTTGAAGTCGTTGCTGCCATTGGCAGCGAACGCGGCTGGACGGAAGACGAGAGAAATTTTCTTGAACAATCTGGTTTTTGTCTTTGCTCAATGGGAAACCGGGTTCTACGAACGGAAACTGCGGCAACGGTTGCGGCAAGTATAATTTTGGATTCGATGGGATTTTTAAACTAA
- a CDS encoding ABC transporter ATP-binding protein/permease, with amino-acid sequence MMIDKRLLKAVPESLKYVLSTVLFRWLSLISNAVLVFCVAHLIRTKGENFLIPTILIAASIVVTFLCSFFSSITSFKSSCNVKKNLRSMIYKKLLQLGPEYQEKTETAKIVQLAVEGVEQLEVWFGSYLPQFFYSMIAAVTLFLILAFLNLKMALILLICVPLIPLSIVLVQKIAKRILAKYWGQYANLADNFLENLQGLTTLQIYRADEYKQQKMAQEAEHFRKVTMKVLSMQLNSIIVMDIVAYAGAGLAITAALGAYFAGSLTLENCFICILLSADFFIPLRRLGSYFHTAMNGTTAANKIFDLLGVTPHSVEPGSCSNSSPLSQNSSGCGVTATIPNAVYKLKDVNYKFNQRQVLSNINLSINKGEYIAFVGKSGSGKSTTAKILCGINRDYQGQVLLYGKELNSYERETLYSKCMYISHRDWIFKGSIQDCLLEGNPNATKEQMWQALEKVQLADFVKEEGGLEMQIKENASNLSGGQKQRLSIARALIHDSEILIFDEATSNIDVESELAILNLLHKLKSEKTIIMISHRKENAVGADRVYSFEDGKITSILENKDGGSK; translated from the coding sequence ATGATGATTGATAAACGCCTTTTAAAAGCTGTTCCAGAAAGCCTAAAATATGTGCTTTCGACAGTTCTTTTTAGATGGCTTTCGCTTATTTCTAACGCCGTTCTTGTCTTTTGTGTTGCTCACCTTATACGCACAAAAGGCGAGAATTTTTTAATTCCAACAATTCTCATAGCAGCGAGCATTGTTGTAACGTTTTTATGTTCTTTTTTTAGTTCCATTACAAGTTTTAAATCTTCGTGCAATGTTAAAAAAAATCTTCGTTCCATGATTTACAAAAAACTTCTCCAACTGGGGCCTGAATATCAAGAAAAAACAGAAACAGCAAAAATCGTTCAATTAGCGGTTGAAGGAGTTGAACAACTTGAAGTTTGGTTTGGCTCGTATTTGCCGCAGTTTTTTTATTCAATGATTGCAGCCGTAACTCTATTTTTAATTCTTGCATTTTTAAATCTAAAAATGGCTCTAATTTTATTGATTTGCGTCCCTCTAATACCACTTTCGATTGTGCTCGTACAAAAAATTGCAAAGCGAATTCTTGCAAAATATTGGGGGCAATACGCAAACCTTGCCGACAATTTTTTGGAAAATCTTCAGGGGCTTACAACTTTGCAGATTTACCGTGCAGACGAATATAAACAACAAAAAATGGCGCAAGAAGCAGAACATTTTAGAAAAGTAACGATGAAAGTCCTTTCAATGCAGTTAAATTCCATAATAGTGATGGATATTGTAGCGTACGCTGGAGCAGGACTTGCAATTACAGCAGCACTTGGAGCGTATTTTGCAGGCAGCCTTACTCTAGAAAATTGTTTTATCTGCATACTTTTAAGTGCAGATTTTTTTATACCGCTTCGTAGGCTTGGAAGTTATTTTCATACGGCAATGAATGGAACTACTGCAGCAAACAAAATTTTTGATTTATTGGGCGTTACTCCACATTCTGTGGAGCCGGGCTCTTGCTCAAACTCCTCGCCACTTTCGCAAAACTCAAGTGGCTGTGGTGTTACCGCGACGATCCCTAACGCAGTCTACAAACTAAAAGATGTAAATTACAAATTTAATCAAAGACAAGTTCTTTCAAACATAAATCTTTCTATAAATAAAGGCGAATACATAGCATTTGTCGGAAAATCTGGCTCTGGAAAATCCACAACTGCAAAAATCTTGTGCGGAATAAACCGCGACTATCAGGGGCAGGTTCTTCTCTATGGAAAAGAATTAAATTCGTATGAACGAGAAACTCTCTATTCAAAATGCATGTATATAAGCCACAGAGATTGGATTTTTAAAGGAAGCATTCAAGATTGCCTTTTGGAAGGAAATCCAAACGCAACTAAAGAACAAATGTGGCAGGCTTTAGAAAAAGTACAGCTTGCAGACTTTGTAAAGGAAGAAGGCGGTCTTGAAATGCAAATCAAAGAAAACGCTTCAAACCTTTCTGGTGGGCAAAAACAGAGGCTTTCAATCGCAAGGGCTCTCATACACGACAGCGAAATTTTAATCTTTGACGAAGCAACTTCAAATATAGATGTGGAAAGCGAATTGGCAATTTTAAATCTGTTGCATAAATTAAAGTCAGAAAAAACTATAATCATGATTTCGCACCGTAAAGAAAATGCAGTTGGGGCAGATAGAGTTTATTCTTTTGAAGACGGAAAAATCACTTCAATTTTAGAGAATAAAGACGGAGGCTCAAAATGA
- a CDS encoding DNA adenine methylase codes for MTSAKPFIKWVGGKSQLLDKISEKYPSKIEKYCEPFVGGGAVLFDILNKFQPQDVLINDINKELINTYFQIKNNCECLISQLFEIQNRYKNQSLEENKDFFYEKRSRYNEIKINGNKAENLEKAVLFIFLNKTCFNGLYRVNSKGAFNVPFNNAKNPLLCDEENLFACSKLLQNVEMTAGDYKECKNFIDDKTFVYIDPPYRPITKTSAFTSYSENGFSDKDQVELGNFLTEISNKGAEVLASNSDPKNTDKNDNFFDNLYSHFEIERVSASRMINSNAKKRGEINEILISNAANVF; via the coding sequence ATGACTTCTGCAAAGCCGTTTATAAAATGGGTTGGTGGGAAAAGCCAATTACTCGATAAAATCAGCGAAAAATATCCTTCAAAAATCGAAAAGTATTGCGAACCTTTTGTCGGCGGCGGAGCGGTACTTTTTGACATTTTAAATAAATTTCAGCCGCAAGACGTATTGATCAACGATATAAATAAAGAACTCATAAACACTTATTTTCAAATCAAGAATAATTGTGAGTGTTTAATATCGCAACTTTTTGAAATACAAAATCGTTATAAAAATCAGAGTTTAGAAGAAAATAAAGATTTTTTTTATGAAAAGCGCAGTCGATATAACGAAATAAAAATAAACGGAAACAAAGCCGAGAATCTTGAAAAAGCGGTTTTGTTTATATTTTTGAATAAAACTTGCTTTAACGGACTTTACCGCGTGAACTCAAAAGGTGCTTTTAATGTCCCTTTCAATAATGCAAAAAATCCGCTTTTATGTGATGAAGAAAATTTGTTTGCCTGTTCAAAACTTTTGCAAAATGTAGAAATGACAGCCGGCGATTATAAGGAATGTAAAAACTTTATCGACGATAAAACTTTTGTCTATATCGACCCGCCGTATCGTCCAATTACAAAAACATCGGCATTTACATCATATTCAGAAAACGGATTTTCGGATAAAGATCAGGTTGAGTTAGGAAATTTTTTAACTGAAATCTCAAATAAAGGTGCAGAAGTTTTGGCGAGCAATTCTGATCCTAAAAATACAGATAAAAATGACAATTTCTTCGACAATTTATATTCACATTTTGAAATAGAGCGGGTCTCTGCTTCGCGAATGATAAATTCAAACGCAAAAAAACGCGGAGAAATAAACGAGATTTTGATTAGCAATGCTGCGAACGTATTTTAG